A region of Candidatus Eisenbacteria bacterium DNA encodes the following proteins:
- a CDS encoding LysM peptidoglycan-binding domain-containing protein — MATGEYEKASDDFSRASLAAKELLEKGGLSEQEVAEMRTLSAKAEHLASQAAERISLLSYATPRATVQTPDLSSYMGYDSTHSPAGPTAGDARLPGVMPEMNQKVKKWIEFYARDGGRLFVRWLKTSAQYMNLVQSILEREGVPGDLAYLVMIESGFNLQARSWAHAVGPWQFILGTARLFDLQVDPWVDERYDPETSTVAAARYLKHLYSLFGSWPLAIAAYNGGEGLVGRALQRQNTRDFWSLRLPRQTEEYVPQFMAALHIAKEPEKYCVGLEVPVAMPFEEVVVYGPLDLQKISQVCNISPDSVKLLNPSFKRSKTPARKGGMKVRVPAGTSEEYLSALSAQGIRGECFGPGDQEVYRPTRAAATQRQDGSPDVVRASESSAYSSPAPEEELYLTYRVRKGDSLYRISRNFGVSIGQIQEFNEVARGNVIRPGQKLLIPRDGVRLAEHPSDKHVRKSAKLMHVVRRGETLYEISRSYGVSVSDIAEWNDLTSRRPIRAGQRLVILPDENPKTTDRTDTQ; from the coding sequence TTGGCCACGGGCGAATATGAAAAGGCTTCGGACGATTTTAGCCGCGCCTCGCTGGCTGCAAAGGAACTTCTGGAGAAGGGTGGACTCAGCGAGCAAGAGGTTGCAGAGATGCGCACGCTGTCCGCGAAGGCAGAACACCTGGCCTCGCAGGCGGCCGAAAGGATCAGCCTTCTCTCCTACGCCACGCCGAGAGCTACGGTTCAGACGCCGGACCTTTCCTCCTACATGGGTTATGATTCCACGCACTCTCCCGCGGGCCCAACGGCCGGCGATGCCAGGTTGCCTGGCGTCATGCCCGAAATGAACCAGAAAGTGAAGAAATGGATAGAGTTTTATGCGCGGGACGGCGGCAGACTGTTCGTAAGATGGCTAAAGACTTCGGCGCAGTACATGAACCTCGTGCAGAGCATACTCGAGCGTGAAGGCGTACCCGGTGACCTGGCCTATCTCGTCATGATAGAGAGCGGCTTCAACCTGCAGGCCCGCAGTTGGGCACATGCGGTGGGACCATGGCAATTCATCCTCGGCACGGCTCGTCTCTTTGACCTCCAAGTTGATCCCTGGGTCGACGAAAGATACGACCCGGAGACTTCGACCGTAGCCGCGGCGCGCTACCTCAAGCACCTCTATTCCCTGTTCGGTTCCTGGCCCCTTGCAATCGCCGCATACAATGGCGGAGAAGGCCTCGTGGGCAGGGCGTTACAGAGACAGAACACGCGGGATTTCTGGTCACTCAGACTCCCTCGCCAAACGGAGGAGTACGTCCCGCAGTTCATGGCCGCCCTTCACATAGCAAAGGAGCCCGAGAAGTATTGTGTCGGCCTCGAGGTCCCCGTCGCGATGCCGTTTGAGGAAGTCGTCGTTTACGGGCCCCTCGACCTCCAGAAAATCTCCCAGGTCTGCAATATCTCGCCCGACTCAGTCAAGCTCCTCAACCCTTCTTTCAAGCGCTCGAAGACTCCCGCGAGAAAAGGTGGAATGAAGGTAAGAGTGCCTGCCGGAACATCCGAGGAGTATCTTTCCGCTTTATCGGCGCAAGGCATACGGGGCGAGTGCTTCGGTCCCGGGGATCAAGAGGTTTATCGGCCCACGAGGGCGGCGGCAACTCAGCGTCAGGATGGATCCCCTGACGTCGTCCGAGCTTCCGAGTCGTCAGCCTATTCCTCCCCTGCTCCAGAAGAGGAATTATATCTCACATATCGAGTCCGGAAAGGTGACAGTCTCTACAGGATTTCCAGGAATTTCGGCGTGAGCATCGGACAGATCCAGGAGTTCAATGAAGTGGCCCGCGGCAACGTCATAAGACCCGGCCAGAAGCTTCTCATCCCCAGAGACGGCGTCAGGCTGGCTGAGCACCCGTCAGACAAGCACGTTAGGAAATCCGCAAAGCTTATGCACGTCGTGCGGCGTGGCGAAACGTTGTACGAGATTTCAAGAAGCTACGGCGTCTCAGTCAGTGACATCGCAGAATGGAATGACCTGACGTCACGCAGGCCCATCCGAGCCGGGCAAAGGCTCGTCATACTGCCCGACGAGAACCCCAAGACGACCGATCGGACCGACACACAGTAA
- a CDS encoding PilZ domain-containing protein, with amino-acid sequence MERNKSFIERRKSHRVEARVPLQLEEREQEVGGDIIPAESANLSEGGVYCEVEKYLPPLTRVSLTLLLPAFGEKHSKAQQIKAEAVVVRNIPVKTGRKVIKYRIACAFTTISDEQREVVRDYIIWHLLRGLQGQG; translated from the coding sequence GTGGAAAGGAACAAGTCGTTCATCGAGAGACGGAAAAGCCATCGCGTTGAGGCCAGAGTACCCCTCCAGTTGGAGGAGAGGGAACAAGAGGTCGGCGGAGATATTATTCCCGCAGAGAGTGCGAACTTAAGCGAAGGTGGGGTGTATTGTGAGGTAGAGAAGTATCTGCCGCCTCTTACGAGAGTGTCACTCACGCTGTTGCTGCCCGCCTTCGGTGAGAAGCACTCTAAGGCCCAGCAAATCAAGGCGGAAGCGGTCGTGGTCAGAAATATCCCTGTCAAGACGGGGAGAAAGGTAATAAAATATAGAATCGCCTGCGCCTTCACTACCATTTCGGACGAGCAGAGGGAGGTAGTGAGGGACTACATCATCTGGCATCTTCTGCGTGGTTTGCAGGGGCAAGGGTGA
- a CDS encoding PEGA domain-containing protein: MSKKSVDERDESERLKCSFYSSDDARSFGLLEDSGPSACLVCVAGEPGRDALVWLKSFLGERFRSAFAQADGSGHGGGLVAFLQSSHADLFKEGTRRPEGLAQVSLVAAHVEGHTIEIAAIGTCAAYRTAASGVDKVIPSDANGGEGCYLGVSLKVSVEMVRRRLAPGVGYLLTSRRVDLSAGWDNNVGQALKVVAVDAGSAAGLLFGAEGGAFATLESGRVSDETVAEETPGADEVATPISDAEEAATPAGTVKTLTSVAWKRAPFIVLAVALGVAIYMLGTNEGGRWAGGILRGGRTAGHQGLAGATRGGTLSVSSIPPGAEVMLDDSVISSRTPVSSANVSPGLHRLTMRLGDLGEWSGSVNVRTGDTANVEVAFVGQIAVNSKPQEGLSVLLDGEPRGFTPCLLESVPAGLHIVKVEGKGFSSWEEEVLVAQGGTAEVQVSPGKLPATGVVRVTAAQVSEEGYAESNGRAVFIDGRQAGATPLKINVKPGFHSIRVAGTKGDAPSVTVIQVRPGGKHFIKAEFAGVQPILVECLQTRMPSGGQVVLCASLAGNTGTDISRVELYLEKLDSSRAGWEPMTLLSGSRSVYAAAVPLGFASGGDQIRYFAKVTTAEGLEYFSDVATLTTR; the protein is encoded by the coding sequence ATGAGCAAGAAAAGCGTGGACGAGCGAGACGAGAGCGAAAGGCTCAAGTGTTCCTTTTACTCTTCCGATGATGCGAGGAGCTTCGGGCTGCTGGAGGACTCAGGTCCAAGCGCGTGCCTGGTCTGCGTCGCCGGTGAGCCGGGCAGAGACGCACTGGTATGGCTCAAGAGTTTCCTCGGGGAGAGGTTCCGGAGCGCTTTTGCGCAGGCAGATGGTTCAGGACATGGAGGGGGCCTCGTGGCTTTTCTCCAGTCGAGCCACGCCGACCTCTTCAAGGAAGGAACGCGACGGCCCGAGGGCCTGGCTCAAGTGTCACTCGTGGCCGCGCACGTGGAGGGACACACGATTGAGATTGCGGCCATCGGAACCTGTGCTGCTTACAGAACCGCGGCATCGGGGGTGGATAAGGTCATCCCGTCGGATGCCAACGGAGGAGAAGGCTGCTATCTGGGGGTTTCTCTCAAAGTGAGCGTCGAGATGGTCAGACGACGTCTTGCTCCCGGCGTAGGGTATCTCCTCACCTCGAGACGAGTGGACCTCTCGGCTGGCTGGGATAACAACGTCGGTCAAGCCTTGAAGGTGGTGGCGGTAGATGCCGGCTCGGCTGCCGGGTTACTTTTCGGCGCGGAGGGAGGTGCCTTCGCAACGTTGGAAAGTGGAAGGGTCTCGGACGAGACTGTGGCTGAGGAGACGCCGGGTGCGGATGAAGTCGCGACACCGATCTCCGACGCGGAAGAAGCCGCGACGCCAGCGGGGACGGTGAAGACCCTCACCTCCGTGGCGTGGAAGAGGGCTCCTTTCATAGTGCTTGCGGTGGCCCTGGGGGTTGCCATTTACATGCTTGGGACTAACGAAGGCGGGAGATGGGCCGGGGGGATCCTGAGGGGAGGCCGCACTGCCGGTCATCAGGGGCTTGCGGGGGCGACCCGCGGTGGCACATTGAGCGTAAGTTCGATTCCGCCGGGCGCAGAGGTGATGCTTGACGACAGCGTGATCTCATCTCGTACCCCCGTCTCCAGTGCTAATGTTTCTCCGGGTCTGCATCGACTAACAATGAGATTGGGTGATCTCGGAGAGTGGAGCGGAAGCGTCAACGTTAGAACGGGTGACACGGCGAACGTGGAAGTTGCGTTCGTGGGACAGATCGCCGTGAACTCAAAACCACAGGAAGGCTTGTCGGTGCTTCTTGACGGCGAACCTAGGGGATTCACTCCTTGCTTGCTAGAAAGCGTGCCTGCGGGTCTCCATATCGTTAAGGTCGAGGGTAAGGGTTTCAGCTCCTGGGAAGAAGAGGTGCTTGTTGCCCAGGGCGGCACTGCCGAAGTCCAGGTCAGCCCGGGCAAGTTACCCGCGACAGGAGTCGTCCGGGTTACCGCGGCACAAGTCTCCGAGGAAGGTTATGCGGAGTCGAACGGCCGCGCCGTTTTCATTGACGGAAGGCAAGCTGGTGCCACCCCCCTCAAGATAAACGTGAAACCCGGGTTCCATAGCATAAGGGTGGCAGGAACAAAAGGCGACGCTCCGTCGGTGACCGTTATTCAGGTCAGACCCGGTGGAAAGCACTTCATCAAGGCGGAGTTCGCAGGCGTCCAGCCGATTCTGGTGGAATGTCTGCAGACCCGCATGCCGTCCGGTGGCCAAGTGGTGCTGTGTGCCTCGCTGGCAGGCAACACCGGAACAGACATCTCAAGAGTGGAGCTCTACTTGGAGAAGCTGGACTCAAGCCGCGCCGGTTGGGAACCAATGACGCTCCTGTCGGGTTCGCGCTCGGTCTACGCCGCTGCCGTGCCCCTGGGATTTGCCTCGGGGGGCGATCAGATCAGGTATTTCGCGAAGGTCACAACAGCGGAGGGCCTCGAGTACTTTTCCGACGTGGCCACGTTGACTACCCGCTAG
- the purN gene encoding phosphoribosylglycinamide formyltransferase: MKKLGLGVLASGRGTNLQAIIDACAEGRIPAEVRVVVSDVENALALDRARRAAIPAVYLPPGKFKTKLDPGTEAAYARCLKEHCVDLVLLAGFMRILHAGFLSQFSGRTMNVHPALLPAFPGLDAQRQALERGVRFTGCTVHFVDESVDGGPIILQAVVPVRENDSVATLSERILKEEHKTYCEAVRLFCEGKLKIDGRKVRILDTPRWGACGCGRAEGAN, translated from the coding sequence TTGAAGAAGCTAGGTCTTGGCGTGCTTGCATCCGGCAGGGGAACCAATCTTCAGGCAATCATTGATGCTTGCGCGGAGGGCCGCATACCCGCAGAGGTGAGAGTCGTCGTCAGCGACGTTGAGAATGCCCTCGCCCTCGATAGGGCACGTAGGGCCGCCATTCCCGCCGTCTATCTTCCCCCCGGAAAGTTCAAGACAAAGCTCGATCCCGGCACAGAAGCGGCGTATGCCCGCTGTCTGAAGGAGCACTGTGTCGACCTAGTTCTGCTTGCGGGCTTCATGAGGATTCTGCACGCAGGATTTCTCTCGCAATTCTCGGGTAGGACAATGAACGTCCATCCCGCGCTGCTCCCCGCTTTCCCCGGCCTGGACGCGCAGAGGCAGGCCCTGGAACGCGGGGTGAGATTCACCGGCTGCACGGTCCATTTCGTTGACGAGAGCGTCGACGGCGGTCCGATCATTCTTCAGGCCGTGGTCCCCGTCCGCGAAAACGACAGCGTCGCGACCCTCTCCGAAAGGATCCTGAAGGAAGAACACAAGACTTATTGCGAGGCGGTGAGACTTTTCTGCGAAGGGAAACTGAAGATCGACGGGAGAAAAGTCCGCATCCTCGATACGCCTCGGTGGGGAGCTTGTGGGTGCGGGCGCGCCGAAGGAGCGAACTAG
- a CDS encoding PorV/PorQ family protein: MTRVFVVAFCVALLLASISACALADKYAAEFLKVGAGARALGMGGAFVALADDASAIYWNPAGIASVRKTEIEAMHAEQFGSLINYDFVAVAFPISGDAARKASIGAAIIRLAVDDIPYTKNLEWEDYGIDQTPGTGDYGEGNGTWDPGERIVLDEGKMIWKSNADMALLLSYASELTEKISVGGTFKLVRQEIIDNSSLGAGVDIGAIYTLNKSTSFGLVVSDATTTQLVWDTGHHEFVAPTVRMGGQYTRKIGPLDGIGTAALDMEIGFEKRRLASQFWAGPFTADVSAGVEYWLKRAVAIRVGLDAGRFTAGTGARFSRFGFDYAFLSHKDLDNSHRVSASFRF; encoded by the coding sequence GTGACGCGAGTGTTTGTTGTGGCGTTTTGTGTTGCCCTGCTGCTCGCTTCCATCAGCGCTTGTGCTCTTGCCGACAAGTACGCGGCGGAGTTTCTCAAGGTGGGGGCCGGTGCGAGGGCCTTGGGCATGGGTGGCGCATTCGTCGCGCTGGCCGATGACGCGAGCGCCATTTACTGGAATCCGGCGGGGATCGCGTCGGTGCGTAAGACTGAGATTGAGGCAATGCACGCGGAGCAATTCGGAAGTCTCATAAACTACGATTTCGTGGCCGTTGCGTTTCCGATTTCCGGGGACGCCGCGAGGAAGGCCTCTATCGGAGCCGCCATCATCCGGCTCGCCGTGGACGACATTCCCTACACTAAGAATCTGGAATGGGAGGATTACGGCATCGACCAGACCCCGGGGACGGGAGATTACGGCGAAGGGAACGGTACGTGGGATCCGGGAGAGAGGATAGTACTGGACGAGGGAAAGATGATCTGGAAGAGCAACGCCGACATGGCGCTGCTCCTTTCGTACGCCTCGGAGCTCACGGAAAAGATCTCCGTCGGTGGCACGTTCAAGCTGGTCAGGCAGGAGATCATAGACAACAGCAGCCTCGGAGCCGGGGTGGACATCGGCGCCATTTATACCTTGAACAAGTCGACGTCCTTCGGTCTCGTCGTTTCCGATGCTACTACTACTCAGCTTGTCTGGGACACGGGGCATCACGAGTTTGTAGCGCCGACAGTGAGAATGGGCGGACAATACACGAGAAAGATCGGCCCTCTTGACGGCATCGGCACTGCCGCCCTGGACATGGAGATTGGATTTGAGAAAAGGAGACTGGCGAGCCAGTTTTGGGCCGGGCCATTCACGGCCGATGTCAGTGCAGGTGTTGAGTACTGGCTCAAACGTGCGGTTGCGATCCGTGTGGGGCTCGACGCGGGGAGATTTACAGCGGGAACGGGTGCCAGATTCTCCAGATTTGGTTTCGACTACGCCTTCCTGAGCCACAAGGATCTCGACAATTCCCACCGGGTCTCGGCGTCGTTTCGTTTCTAG
- a CDS encoding VacB/RNase II family 3'-5' exoribonuclease: MRRKMRPTPRAWRVTGRLRRSSARFGFVTTEGADGDVYVPSRHLSGALDGDEVEVEVRRNRSSGLLEGRIVRITRRLPRELTGRVRETGGGRVFIPDDPKFPSPLGIAKSKKEVCAEGDRVVATLEPRDRGDVNRCRITEVLGDSKDARLDSMIVAREFGIPTAFGARAQEEAERLADEGTGNRAELSDHRVFTIDPAEAKDFDDAVSVKELPSGSLEVGVHIADVSSVVENGGVLDIEAMDRGNSVYLPDVVFPMLPGRISNELCSLEPEKPKRCMSIMMELTRDGSLVRSRILETNVTSVRRFTYDEVQAILEGKLECPRELQRDLSLLHSLAQALKERRREGNAVDLEIPEMKVQLSEQGVPQGLYLAEHSPAHSLIEELMVLANTVVGSSIKALGVPFIFRVHPRAKKEKMEEFFRAAHVISPKVTVRPRGDFRRLKDPFEAGLDGSRKRLLDSFFVRSMEKARYDVSDVGHYGLGTESYCHFTSPIRRYADLVDHRIVRACLIRRAKRVGREIEAKLSVAAELCSEREVRADEAERTAVRVKALRFMERFLGDVLEGTIVGVINSGFFVEICGHWVEGMVPKDLLRDDSYYFDQEHFALVGKRRGTRYSLGQSLRVQIVRVEPLARMMDLLPVRE, translated from the coding sequence TTGCGAAGAAAGATGAGACCCACGCCCAGGGCGTGGAGGGTGACGGGACGGCTGCGGAGAAGCTCGGCGCGCTTCGGTTTTGTGACAACCGAGGGAGCGGACGGCGACGTGTATGTGCCTTCGCGTCATCTGTCGGGGGCCCTCGACGGTGACGAAGTGGAAGTCGAGGTGAGGAGGAATCGGAGCTCGGGCCTATTGGAAGGGAGAATAGTCAGAATCACCCGCCGCCTCCCGAGAGAATTGACGGGCAGAGTAAGGGAGACTGGAGGAGGGCGCGTGTTCATACCCGACGACCCCAAGTTCCCGAGTCCTCTCGGAATCGCGAAAAGCAAGAAAGAAGTTTGTGCGGAGGGCGATCGTGTGGTGGCCACGCTTGAGCCGCGTGACAGAGGGGACGTCAATAGGTGCAGGATCACGGAGGTCCTGGGCGACTCGAAGGACGCGAGGCTCGACAGCATGATTGTTGCGAGGGAATTCGGTATTCCTACTGCATTCGGAGCGAGAGCGCAGGAGGAGGCGGAACGTCTCGCGGACGAGGGCACGGGAAACCGGGCGGAGCTCTCGGATCACAGGGTCTTCACGATCGACCCCGCGGAGGCGAAGGATTTCGATGACGCCGTATCGGTGAAGGAGCTTCCTTCCGGGAGTCTGGAAGTCGGCGTTCACATAGCGGACGTCTCCTCCGTCGTAGAGAACGGAGGGGTACTGGACATCGAGGCCATGGATCGAGGCAACAGCGTCTATCTTCCGGACGTCGTTTTTCCGATGCTTCCCGGCAGGATCTCTAACGAGCTCTGCAGCCTTGAACCGGAAAAGCCCAAACGCTGCATGAGCATCATGATGGAGCTCACGAGAGACGGCAGCCTAGTTCGATCGAGAATTCTTGAGACCAACGTCACGAGCGTGAGGAGATTTACGTACGACGAGGTTCAGGCAATCCTGGAAGGAAAGCTCGAATGTCCCCGAGAACTTCAGCGGGACCTGAGCCTTCTGCATTCTCTGGCGCAGGCGCTGAAGGAGAGGCGGCGCGAGGGGAATGCCGTCGACCTCGAGATACCCGAGATGAAGGTTCAGCTTTCGGAGCAAGGTGTGCCTCAGGGGCTTTATCTTGCCGAACACAGCCCCGCACATTCTCTTATCGAGGAGCTGATGGTGCTGGCAAACACCGTCGTTGGTTCAAGCATCAAGGCCTTGGGCGTGCCCTTCATTTTTCGGGTTCATCCCAGGGCGAAGAAAGAGAAAATGGAGGAGTTCTTTCGGGCGGCGCACGTAATCTCACCGAAAGTGACCGTACGGCCCAGGGGCGATTTCAGGAGGCTGAAAGACCCGTTCGAGGCGGGGCTCGATGGATCGAGGAAGAGGCTTCTGGATTCATTCTTCGTACGTTCTATGGAGAAGGCTCGCTATGACGTCTCCGACGTCGGGCACTACGGTCTCGGGACCGAGAGCTATTGCCACTTCACGTCGCCTATTCGCAGATACGCAGATCTCGTGGATCACAGAATAGTCAGAGCCTGCCTGATTAGAAGGGCGAAGCGGGTCGGGCGAGAAATCGAGGCGAAACTCTCGGTCGCCGCGGAACTCTGTTCGGAGAGGGAAGTGAGAGCAGACGAAGCAGAGAGGACTGCCGTGAGGGTGAAGGCGCTCAGATTCATGGAGCGCTTCCTCGGAGATGTGCTTGAGGGAACCATAGTGGGTGTGATAAATTCAGGTTTCTTCGTGGAGATTTGTGGACACTGGGTTGAGGGTATGGTACCTAAAGACTTGTTGCGAGATGACTCTTACTATTTCGACCAGGAGCATTTTGCCTTGGTAGGCAAGAGGAGAGGGACAAGATACTCGCTCGGGCAGTCTCTCAGGGTTCAGATTGTGAGAGTCGAACCGCTGGCTCGCATGATGGACCTACTGCCGGTCAGGGAATAG
- a CDS encoding phosphoribosylaminoimidazolesuccinocarboxamide synthase, which translates to MVGSLTEISLDDLRPIRKGKVRDVYDAQDGRLVIVATDRISAYDCILPSGIPQKGVILTNLSAFWFERVSHIVRTHFITCDPHRFPGDFSSYASVLAGRSMLVWKADPIEFECVVRGYLAGSAWREYRERGTVGGEPLRPGLKEASRFDIPLFTPARKAASGHDENVSFAVLEGETGVARGRELKNVSQKLFAFASEYCEKRGLILADSKFEFGLLDGNLILIDELFSPDSSRFWSSESYEPGRPQESFDKQSVRDYLRSTGWDGAPPAPPLPPDVVKQTHERYFEALERICGKGAL; encoded by the coding sequence ATGGTGGGTAGCTTGACGGAGATCTCTCTTGACGATCTCAGGCCTATTCGGAAGGGAAAGGTGCGGGACGTATACGACGCGCAGGACGGGCGGCTGGTCATCGTGGCGACGGACAGGATTTCCGCCTACGATTGCATTCTCCCTTCGGGCATTCCTCAAAAGGGCGTAATCCTGACCAACCTTTCCGCGTTCTGGTTCGAGAGAGTGTCACACATCGTGAGGACTCACTTCATAACCTGCGACCCACACCGATTCCCGGGAGATTTTTCGTCTTACGCCTCGGTTCTGGCGGGAAGGTCGATGCTGGTCTGGAAGGCAGACCCGATTGAATTCGAGTGTGTTGTCCGGGGCTACCTCGCCGGTTCGGCGTGGCGGGAATACAGAGAGAGGGGCACGGTCGGCGGGGAGCCTCTTCGACCCGGCCTGAAGGAAGCAAGCAGATTCGACATTCCCTTGTTCACACCGGCCAGAAAGGCGGCGTCCGGCCACGATGAGAACGTCAGCTTCGCAGTGCTTGAGGGAGAGACGGGAGTTGCGCGCGGGAGGGAGCTCAAAAACGTGAGCCAGAAGCTATTTGCGTTTGCCTCGGAATACTGTGAGAAAAGGGGCCTGATACTCGCGGACTCGAAATTCGAGTTCGGTCTCCTTGACGGGAACCTGATACTCATAGACGAGCTTTTCTCTCCTGACTCCTCACGTTTCTGGTCATCGGAGTCGTACGAACCGGGACGGCCGCAGGAGAGCTTCGACAAGCAATCGGTGCGAGACTATCTTCGATCCACGGGGTGGGACGGAGCACCTCCGGCGCCCCCTTTGCCCCCGGACGTGGTCAAGCAAACTCACGAGAGATACTTTGAAGCCCTGGAGAGAATCTGCGGCAAGGGTGCGCTCTAG
- the fbp gene encoding fructose-1,6-bisphosphate aldolase/phosphatase, with translation MAGKKITLSVIKADVGGYVGHSSMHPDLVAKANEMLEAATEKGSLIDFHVTSCGDDLELIMTHQKGVESSEVHKIAWDIFLACTEVAKKLALYGAGQDILKDAFSGNVKGMGPGVAEMEFVERKSDPVIVFMADKTSPGAWNLPVYKMFADPFNTAGLIIDPSMHDGFNFLVLDVKESREIMLSTPNELYDLLALIGSTGRYMIKAVYRRADGEIGASASTQKLSLIAGKYVGKDDPVLIVRCQSGLPAVGEMLEAFAFPHIVEGWMRGSHNGPLMPVSFEDATPTRFDGPPRVIAAGFQLCDGTLVGPVDMFDDPGFDLTRQKANEIAEYMRRHGPFEPHRLPAEVMEYTTLPSLQEKLKNRFKPVK, from the coding sequence ATGGCAGGGAAGAAAATAACGTTGAGTGTGATAAAGGCTGACGTCGGTGGATACGTGGGACATTCAAGCATGCATCCGGACCTTGTCGCCAAGGCCAACGAGATGCTCGAAGCCGCGACTGAAAAAGGGAGTCTCATAGACTTCCACGTGACTTCTTGCGGGGACGACCTGGAGCTCATAATGACGCACCAGAAGGGTGTGGAGTCTTCAGAGGTTCACAAGATCGCCTGGGACATTTTTCTCGCGTGCACGGAAGTTGCCAAGAAGCTTGCGCTCTATGGGGCCGGCCAGGACATACTGAAGGACGCTTTCAGCGGGAACGTGAAGGGAATGGGGCCGGGTGTGGCTGAGATGGAGTTCGTCGAGAGAAAGAGCGATCCGGTCATCGTTTTCATGGCGGACAAGACGTCTCCCGGCGCGTGGAACTTGCCCGTCTACAAAATGTTCGCGGATCCATTCAACACCGCGGGACTTATCATAGACCCCAGCATGCACGACGGTTTCAACTTCCTGGTCTTGGACGTGAAAGAATCCAGGGAAATAATGCTCTCTACGCCGAATGAACTCTACGACCTCCTTGCCCTCATCGGTTCGACCGGACGCTACATGATCAAGGCGGTGTATAGAAGAGCCGACGGCGAGATAGGCGCGTCTGCTTCCACACAGAAGTTGAGCCTGATTGCCGGAAAGTACGTCGGTAAGGACGACCCCGTTCTCATCGTGCGCTGCCAGAGCGGACTCCCCGCCGTCGGAGAAATGCTCGAAGCATTTGCATTTCCGCACATCGTCGAGGGATGGATGAGAGGTTCTCACAACGGTCCACTCATGCCCGTGAGCTTTGAGGACGCCACGCCGACGCGCTTCGACGGACCACCCAGAGTGATCGCCGCGGGCTTCCAGCTTTGCGATGGAACGCTGGTGGGACCCGTCGACATGTTCGACGATCCCGGCTTCGACCTCACGAGGCAAAAAGCCAACGAGATCGCCGAATACATGAGAAGGCACGGACCGTTCGAGCCCCATAGACTTCCCGCCGAGGTCATGGAGTATACGACGCTGCCGAGTCTGCAGGAGAAGTTGAAGAACAGGTTCAAGCCTGTGAAGTAG